The Rhineura floridana isolate rRhiFlo1 chromosome 8, rRhiFlo1.hap2, whole genome shotgun sequence genome includes a region encoding these proteins:
- the DUSP6 gene encoding dual specificity protein phosphatase 6 yields the protein MLDTLRPAVPPFVSDMAICKTVAWLNEQLELGNERLLLLDCRPQELYESSHIESAINVALPGIMLRRLQKGNLPLRSLFASGEEEREKFVRRCGTDTVVLYDESSSDWNENTAGDSVLGLLLKRLKDDGCKAFYLEGGFSKFQAEYALHCETNLDSSCSSSSPPLPVLGLGGLRISSDSSSDIESDIDRDPNSATDSDGSPLSNNQPSFPVEILPYLYLGCAKDSTNLDVLEEFGIKYILNVTPNLPNLFENAGEFKYKQIPISDHWSQNLSQFFPEAISFIDEARGKNCGVLVHCLAGISRSVTVTVAYLMQKLNLSMNDAYDIVKMKKSNISPNFNFMGQLLDFERTLGLNSPCDNRVPSQQLYFTTPSNQNVFQVDSLQST from the exons ATGCTAGATACGCTCAGACCCGCCGTTCCTCCTTTCGTGTCGGACATGGCGATCTGTAAGACGGTGGCGTGGCTCAACGAGCAGCTGGAGCTGGGCAACGAGCGCCTGCTGCTGCTGGACTGTCGCCCGCAGGAGCTGTACGAGTCTTCGCACATCGAGTCGGCCATCAACGTGGCCCTGCCGGGCATCATGCTGCGGCGGCTGCAGAAGGGCAacctgcccctccgctccctctTCGCCAGCGGCGAGGAGGAGCGCGAGAAGTTCGTTCGCCGCTGCGGAACCGACACCGTCGTCCTCTACGACGAGAGCAGCAGCGACTGGAACGAGAACACGGCCGGGGACTCCGTCCTGGGGCTGCTGCTCAAGCGCCTGAAAGACGACGGCTGCAAGGCCTTCTATCTGGAAG GTGGTTTCAGCAAGTTCCAGGCAGAGTATGCCCTGCATTGTGAAACTAACCTAGACAGTTCATGTAGCAGCAGTTCTCCCCCTTTGCCAGTCTTGGGCTTGGGTGGCCTCCGAATCAGCTCCGACTCCTCTTCAGACATTGAATCCGACATTGACAGAGATCCTAACAGTGCCACCGACTCCGACGGCAGCCCCTTGTCCAACAACCAGCCTTCCTTCCCAGTGGAGATCTTACCTTACCTCTACCTGGGCTGTGCCAAGGATTCCACTAACTTGGATGTTCTCGAAGAGTTTGGCATTAAATACATCTTGAATGTCACCCCCAACCTGCCCAATCTCTTTGAGAATGCTGGGGAATTTAAATACAAGCAGATccccatctctgaccactggagccaAAACTTGTCTCAATTCTTTCCTGAGGCCATCTCTTTCATAG ATGAAGCTCGTGGGAAAAACTGTGGTGTGCTTGTGCATTGCCTGGCAGGGATCAGTCGTTCTGTCACCGTGACGGTTGCATACCTGATGCAAAAGCTCAACTTGTCCATGAACGACGCCTATGACATTGTCAAGATGAAGAAGTCCAACATCTCACCCAATTTCAACTTCATGGGACAGCTACTGGACTTTGAGAGGACTCTGGGACTGAACAGCCCCTGTGATAACCGTgtgcccagccagcagctgtatTTCACCACCCCTTCCAACCAAAATGTCTTCCAGGTGGACTCCTTGCAGTCCACGTGA